One Vallitalea pronyensis genomic region harbors:
- the rplD gene encoding 50S ribosomal protein L4 produces MAKVSVYNMEGKQVGDMELNDNIFGVDVNEHLMHMSVIGQLANKRQGTQSAKTRSEVRGGGAKPWRQKGTGRARQGSIRAPHWTGGGVVFAPKPRDYSFKLNKKEKRAALKSALTTKVNDNKFIVLEELKFGEIKTKKMSAVLNNLNVNKALVVIADNDKNVVLSARNISGIKTASTSTINVYDILKYDTFIVTKDAVATMQEVYA; encoded by the coding sequence ATGGCCAAAGTTTCTGTTTATAATATGGAAGGTAAACAAGTTGGAGATATGGAACTTAATGACAATATATTCGGTGTAGATGTGAACGAACACTTAATGCATATGTCAGTGATCGGACAGCTTGCGAACAAACGTCAAGGAACACAAAGTGCGAAGACTCGTTCAGAAGTCAGAGGTGGCGGTGCTAAGCCTTGGAGACAAAAAGGAACAGGTAGAGCAAGACAAGGATCCATTCGTGCACCACACTGGACAGGTGGTGGCGTTGTATTTGCTCCAAAGCCAAGAGATTATTCGTTCAAATTAAATAAAAAAGAGAAAAGAGCAGCTCTAAAATCTGCTTTAACAACAAAAGTTAACGATAATAAGTTTATTGTACTTGAAGAATTAAAGTTCGGTGAAATTAAAACAAAGAAAATGAGTGCTGTACTGAACAACTTAAATGTCAACAAAGCATTGGTTGTCATTGCAGATAACGATAAGAACGTTGTCTTGTCAGCACGAAACATTAGTGGCATCAAGACAGCATCAACGTCAACAATTAATGTATATGATATTCTGAAATACGATACATTTATTGTAACAAAGGATGCAGTTGCTACAATGCAGGAGGTGTATGCATAA
- the rpsQ gene encoding 30S ribosomal protein S17 — protein sequence MAERNLRKVRIGRVVSDKMDKTIVVAVESSVKHPLYNKVVKRTYKLKAHDEENACGQGDRVRVMETRPLSKDKRWRLVEILEKAK from the coding sequence GTGGCAGAGAGAAATCTACGTAAAGTACGTATAGGTAGAGTAGTAAGCGATAAAATGGATAAAACGATTGTAGTTGCTGTAGAAAGTAGCGTTAAACATCCATTATATAATAAAGTTGTTAAGAGAACGTATAAATTAAAAGCTCATGACGAAGAGAATGCGTGTGGTCAAGGTGATAGAGTACGCGTAATGGAAACTAGACCTTTGTCTAAAGATAAAAGATGGCGATTAGTGGAGATATTAGAGAAGGCAAAATAA
- the rpsC gene encoding 30S ribosomal protein S3, whose translation MGQKVNPHGLRVGIIKDWDAKWYAEKDFADLLIEDNKLRTYIKKRLYSAGVSRIEIERASERVKINIHTAKPGIVIGKGGSSIEKLRIELQKMTANKVIVNIVEVKRPEKNAQLVAENIAQQLENRVSFRRAMKQSMGRTMKAGAKGIKAICAGRLGGAEMARTESYNEGTIPLQTLRADIDYGFAEADTVYGKIGVKIFIYNGEVLPTQGNKREGRGR comes from the coding sequence ATGGGACAAAAAGTCAATCCACATGGATTAAGAGTCGGAATTATTAAAGACTGGGATGCAAAGTGGTACGCAGAAAAAGACTTTGCTGATCTTTTAATAGAAGACAATAAACTAAGAACATACATTAAAAAGAGATTGTACTCAGCTGGTGTATCTCGTATTGAAATAGAAAGAGCATCAGAGAGAGTTAAGATTAACATTCATACAGCTAAGCCAGGTATCGTTATTGGTAAAGGTGGATCATCTATCGAGAAATTGAGAATTGAACTTCAGAAGATGACAGCAAACAAGGTGATTGTTAATATCGTTGAAGTAAAAAGACCAGAAAAGAATGCACAGCTTGTAGCTGAAAACATTGCTCAACAGCTTGAGAACCGTGTATCTTTCCGTCGAGCGATGAAACAATCAATGGGAAGAACCATGAAAGCGGGAGCAAAAGGTATCAAAGCTATTTGTGCAGGACGTTTAGGTGGAGCAGAGATGGCACGTACAGAATCTTATAACGAGGGTACAATTCCTCTACAAACACTTCGTGCAGACATCGATTATGGATTTGCTGAAGCCGATACGGTTTACGGTAAAATAGGTGTTAAGATATTTATCTATAATGGTGAAGTTCTTCCTACACAAGGTAATAAGAGAGAAGGGAGAGGTAGATAA
- the rpsS gene encoding 30S ribosomal protein S19, whose amino-acid sequence MARSLKKGPFADNHLLKKVRALNESGDKQVIKTWSRRSTIFPEMLGHTIAVHDGRRHVPVYISEDMIGHKLGEFVLTRTYRGHGKDEKKSRVR is encoded by the coding sequence ATGGCTCGTTCACTTAAAAAAGGACCTTTCGCTGATAATCACTTACTAAAAAAAGTAAGAGCATTAAACGAAAGTGGCGATAAGCAAGTAATTAAAACATGGTCAAGACGTTCAACTATCTTCCCAGAAATGTTAGGACATACGATTGCCGTTCATGATGGAAGAAGACATGTGCCAGTTTATATAAGCGAAGATATGATTGGTCATAAATTAGGCGAATTCGTTTTAACCAGAACGTATAGAGGACATGGAAAAGACGAAAAGAAATCAAGAGTACGTTAA
- the rplW gene encoding 50S ribosomal protein L23 — MADLKYYDVILQPVVTEKSMEAMSERKYTFLVHPEATKIQIIEAVEKMFDGTKVEKVNTMNNHGKTKRRGMTFGKTAKTKKAIVKLTEGSKDIDFFEGM; from the coding sequence ATGGCAGATTTAAAATATTATGACGTCATATTACAACCCGTTGTAACGGAAAAGAGTATGGAAGCAATGTCCGAAAGAAAATACACTTTCTTGGTGCATCCAGAAGCAACAAAGATTCAAATCATCGAAGCCGTTGAAAAAATGTTCGATGGAACAAAAGTTGAAAAAGTCAACACCATGAATAATCATGGAAAAACCAAAAGAAGAGGTATGACTTTTGGGAAAACAGCTAAGACAAAGAAAGCAATTGTAAAACTTACAGAAGGTAGTAAGGACATTGATTTCTTTGAAGGTATGTAG
- the rplC gene encoding 50S ribosomal protein L3, which produces MQKAIIAKKVGMTQIFAEDGVLIPVTVLQAGPCTVTQVKTVDNDGYSAVQVGFGERKEKHTNKPMKGHFDKAGVAFKKHIKEFRLDNAEEFEVGHEIKADVFESGDKVDVSGVSKGKGFQGSIKRHNQARGPMGHGSKSHRVSGSMGAASFPGRVFKGKKLPGHMGSEKVTIQNLEIVKVDAENNLLLVKGAVPGPKKAIVTVVNSVKA; this is translated from the coding sequence ATGCAAAAAGCTATAATAGCTAAAAAAGTTGGTATGACTCAAATCTTCGCAGAAGACGGAGTATTAATACCAGTAACTGTATTACAAGCTGGTCCATGTACTGTAACACAAGTTAAGACAGTGGATAACGATGGTTATTCAGCAGTGCAAGTTGGATTCGGTGAAAGAAAAGAAAAACATACAAATAAGCCAATGAAAGGTCACTTTGATAAAGCGGGCGTAGCGTTCAAAAAACATATCAAAGAATTTAGACTTGACAATGCAGAAGAATTTGAAGTAGGGCATGAAATTAAAGCCGATGTATTTGAATCTGGCGATAAAGTAGATGTTTCTGGTGTATCCAAAGGAAAAGGGTTCCAAGGATCCATTAAGCGACACAATCAAGCAAGAGGACCTATGGGCCATGGATCTAAGTCTCATCGTGTATCCGGTTCAATGGGTGCTGCATCATTCCCAGGACGTGTATTTAAAGGTAAAAAGTTACCAGGACATATGGGGTCTGAAAAAGTGACTATTCAAAATCTTGAAATCGTAAAAGTAGACGCAGAAAATAACTTATTGTTAGTAAAAGGTGCTGTACCAGGACCTAAAAAAGCAATTGTAACAGTTGTAAATAGCGTGAAAGCTTAG
- the tuf gene encoding elongation factor Tu — MAKAKYERTKPHVNIGTIGHVDHGKTTLTAAITKTLHARLGTGEAVAFDNIDKAPEERERGITISTAHVEYETETRHYAHVDCPGHADYVKNMITGAAQMDGAILVVSAADGPMPQTREHILLSGQVGVEYIVVFMNKCDMVDDEELLELVEMEIRELLSEYDFPGDDIPIVMGSALKALEDPACEWGDKILELMQEVDNYIPSPEREVDKPFLMPVEDVFSITGRGTVVTGRVDRGVLHVSDEVEIVGIKDEARKVVCTGVEMFRKLLDEAQAGDNIGALLRGVQRDEIERGQVLAKPGSITPHTKFKAQVYVLKKEEGGRHTPFFSNYRPQFYFRTTDITGVINLEEGVEMCMPGDNVMMNIELIAPIAMEKGIKFSIREGGRTVGAGSVAEIIE; from the coding sequence ATGGCTAAAGCTAAATATGAAAGAACCAAACCACACGTTAATATTGGTACTATCGGTCACGTTGACCATGGTAAAACAACTTTAACGGCTGCAATCACTAAGACTTTACATGCAAGATTAGGAACTGGAGAAGCAGTTGCTTTCGATAATATTGATAAGGCTCCAGAAGAGAGAGAGCGTGGAATCACTATCTCTACTGCACACGTTGAGTATGAAACTGAAACAAGACATTACGCGCATGTAGACTGCCCAGGACATGCTGACTACGTTAAGAACATGATCACTGGTGCTGCACAGATGGATGGTGCTATCTTAGTTGTATCTGCTGCTGATGGTCCAATGCCTCAAACACGTGAGCATATCTTATTATCCGGTCAAGTTGGTGTTGAGTACATTGTTGTATTCATGAACAAGTGTGACATGGTTGATGATGAAGAATTATTAGAATTAGTAGAAATGGAAATCAGAGAGTTATTATCTGAGTACGATTTCCCAGGTGATGATATTCCTATCGTTATGGGTTCTGCGCTTAAAGCATTAGAAGATCCTGCATGCGAGTGGGGAGATAAGATTCTTGAGTTAATGCAAGAAGTAGATAACTATATTCCATCTCCAGAGAGAGAAGTTGACAAACCATTCCTTATGCCTGTAGAGGACGTTTTCTCAATCACAGGTCGTGGTACTGTTGTAACTGGTAGAGTGGACCGTGGTGTGCTTCATGTATCTGACGAAGTTGAAATCGTTGGTATTAAAGATGAAGCTAGAAAAGTTGTTTGTACTGGAGTAGAAATGTTCCGTAAATTATTAGATGAAGCTCAAGCTGGTGATAACATCGGTGCATTACTTCGTGGTGTGCAAAGAGACGAAATTGAAAGAGGTCAAGTATTAGCTAAGCCTGGTTCAATTACACCTCATACAAAATTCAAAGCTCAAGTATACGTGCTTAAAAAAGAAGAGGGTGGACGTCATACACCATTCTTCTCAAACTATAGACCACAGTTCTACTTCAGAACTACAGATATCACTGGTGTAATCAACCTTGAAGAAGGCGTAGAAATGTGTATGCCTGGTGATAACGTAATGATGAATATCGAATTAATCGCTCCAATCGCTATGGAAAAAGGTATAAAGTTCTCAATCCGTGAAGGTGGAAGAACTGTAGGTGCTGGATCAGTAGCTGAAATCATTGAATAA
- the rpmC gene encoding 50S ribosomal protein L29, producing the protein MKSTKYLEDLRNKSTAELNEDLVSAKKELFNLRFQNATNQLDNTGRINEVRKNIARIQTIITEQLRVAK; encoded by the coding sequence GTGAAGTCAACTAAATATCTTGAAGATTTAAGAAATAAATCGACTGCAGAGCTTAATGAAGATCTAGTTTCTGCTAAAAAAGAATTATTCAACCTAAGATTTCAAAATGCGACTAACCAATTAGATAATACAGGAAGAATTAATGAGGTTAGAAAAAATATAGCTAGAATTCAAACAATTATAACTGAGCAGTTAAGAGTTGCTAAGTAG
- the rplV gene encoding 50S ribosomal protein L22 yields MAKGHRSQIKRERNANKDTRPKAKVSYARVSTTKAKIVLDTIKGKDVGAAVGILKYTPRNGARIIEKVLLSAIANAENNNGLDPANLYIQEAFANKGPTMKRIRPRAQGRAYRIEKKSSHITIVLNER; encoded by the coding sequence ATGGCTAAAGGGCATAGAAGTCAGATAAAAAGAGAAAGAAATGCTAATAAAGATACAAGGCCAAAAGCTAAAGTATCTTATGCTAGAGTGTCTACAACAAAAGCTAAGATCGTTCTTGATACTATCAAGGGTAAAGATGTAGGAGCTGCTGTTGGTATCTTAAAATACACACCAAGAAATGGTGCTAGAATTATTGAGAAAGTGTTATTATCAGCTATCGCGAATGCTGAAAACAATAATGGATTAGATCCAGCGAACTTATATATTCAGGAAGCTTTTGCTAACAAAGGTCCAACAATGAAGCGTATTAGACCTCGTGCACAAGGTAGAGCTTACCGAATAGAAAAGAAATCTAGTCATATCACGATCGTTCTTAACGAAAGATAG
- the rpsJ gene encoding 30S ribosomal protein S10, producing MASQKMRISLKAYDHQLIDQSSKRIIETAKKTGAKVSGPIPLPTKKEIVTILRAVHKYKDSREQFEQRTHKRLIDILMPTAKTVDALMRLELPAGVDIKVDVK from the coding sequence ATGGCAAGTCAAAAAATGAGAATTAGCTTAAAAGCGTATGACCATCAATTAATTGATCAATCTTCAAAGAGGATTATTGAAACAGCTAAGAAGACAGGTGCTAAGGTAAGTGGACCTATTCCATTACCTACCAAGAAAGAAATCGTAACCATTCTTAGAGCGGTTCATAAGTACAAAGACTCTAGAGAGCAATTTGAGCAAAGAACACATAAGCGATTAATTGATATTCTTATGCCTACAGCTAAAACTGTAGACGCTTTAATGCGACTTGAATTACCTGCAGGGGTAGACATCAAAGTTGATGTGAAGTAA
- a CDS encoding ribosomal L7Ae/L30e/S12e/Gadd45 family protein, translated as MHRLKQGSKVIGTKQTLRALEREQASVLYVAKDAQSKVTVRALDLAKSQNLPIVYVETMEELGSVCDVEVKTATAALIK; from the coding sequence GTGCACAGATTAAAGCAAGGTTCCAAAGTCATTGGAACAAAACAGACTCTTAGAGCTTTAGAAAGAGAACAAGCATCTGTACTCTATGTAGCAAAAGATGCTCAGAGTAAAGTAACAGTGCGTGCTCTTGATTTAGCAAAGAGTCAAAACCTTCCAATCGTTTATGTAGAAACCATGGAAGAATTAGGTTCAGTTTGTGACGTAGAAGTTAAAACGGCAACCGCAGCACTAATTAAATAA
- the fusA gene encoding elongation factor G — translation MAGREFPLERTRNIGIMAHIDAGKTTLTERILFYTGRTHKIGETHEGAAQMDWMEQEQERGITITSAATTCQWLDNRINIIDTPGHVDFTVEVERSLRVLDSAVGVFCAKGGVEPQSETVWRQADKYHVPRMAFVNKMDIMGADFYNAVDMMKDRLGANAVPIQLPIGAEDNFVGLIDLMKMKAFIYKDDLGQDISEEEIPAELADQAEEYREAMVEAVAETNEELMEKYLEGEELTEKELKAALREAVINVEIIPVLCGTAYRNKGAQKLLDAVIEYMPSPVDVPAITGVNPDTEEEEARPSSDEEPFSALAFKIMADPFVGKLAFFRVYSGTTNSGSYVYNSTKNKKERMGRILQMHANKREEISKVYSGDIAAAVGLKMTSTGDTLCDEKHPIILESMIFPEPVIHVAIEPKTKAGQEKMGIALAKLAEEDPTFKTSTDHDTGQTIISGMGELHLEIIVDRLLREFKVEANVGQPQVAYKETITKEVEVEGKFVRQSGGRGQYGHCKVRFSPMDVNSEESYEFVNSTVGGSIPREYVPAVDNGIQEAMASGNLAGYPVLGIKADCFDGSYHDVDSSEMAFKIAGSMAFKEAMRKGDAVLCEPIMKVDVSVPEDYMGDVIGDINSRRGRIEGMEPRNGVQQIHGYVPLSEMFGYATDLRSKSQGRGTFVMQFAHFEALPKSIQEKIIAGKEVK, via the coding sequence TTGGCTGGAAGAGAGTTCCCACTAGAAAGAACTAGAAATATTGGGATTATGGCTCACATCGACGCTGGTAAGACAACATTAACAGAACGTATCTTATTCTATACAGGTAGAACACATAAGATTGGGGAAACCCATGAAGGTGCTGCTCAAATGGACTGGATGGAACAAGAGCAAGAACGTGGTATTACAATTACATCTGCAGCAACAACTTGTCAATGGCTTGATAATCGTATCAACATTATTGATACACCGGGGCACGTTGACTTTACTGTAGAAGTAGAACGTTCATTACGTGTCCTTGATAGTGCTGTTGGTGTTTTTTGTGCAAAAGGCGGCGTAGAACCACAATCAGAGACAGTATGGCGTCAAGCGGATAAATACCATGTACCTCGTATGGCATTTGTTAATAAAATGGACATTATGGGTGCAGATTTTTATAATGCGGTTGACATGATGAAAGATAGACTAGGTGCTAATGCAGTACCTATTCAGTTACCAATCGGTGCTGAAGATAATTTCGTTGGTCTAATAGACCTTATGAAAATGAAAGCCTTCATCTATAAAGATGATTTGGGTCAAGATATTTCTGAAGAAGAGATTCCTGCTGAGTTAGCAGACCAAGCAGAAGAATATCGTGAAGCCATGGTTGAGGCTGTTGCAGAGACAAATGAAGAATTAATGGAGAAATACCTTGAAGGGGAAGAACTCACTGAAAAAGAATTAAAAGCGGCTCTAAGAGAAGCTGTAATTAATGTTGAGATTATCCCTGTTCTATGTGGAACAGCATATAGAAATAAAGGTGCTCAAAAACTATTAGATGCTGTCATTGAATACATGCCATCTCCAGTGGATGTACCAGCGATTACAGGTGTTAATCCAGATACGGAAGAAGAAGAGGCTAGACCATCTTCTGATGAAGAGCCTTTTTCAGCATTAGCATTCAAGATTATGGCAGATCCATTTGTAGGAAAACTTGCTTTCTTTAGAGTGTATTCAGGTACAACCAATTCAGGTTCTTATGTATATAACTCAACAAAGAACAAGAAAGAACGTATGGGACGTATTCTACAAATGCATGCTAATAAAAGAGAAGAGATTTCAAAAGTATACTCAGGTGATATTGCAGCTGCTGTAGGTCTGAAAATGACTTCTACAGGTGATACATTATGTGATGAAAAGCATCCAATTATACTTGAGTCCATGATTTTCCCAGAGCCAGTTATCCACGTAGCTATTGAGCCTAAAACAAAAGCAGGCCAAGAGAAGATGGGTATTGCTCTTGCTAAGTTAGCAGAAGAAGATCCTACATTCAAAACAAGTACAGATCATGACACAGGACAGACAATTATTTCTGGTATGGGTGAACTTCACCTTGAAATCATTGTTGACCGTCTTCTTCGTGAATTTAAAGTGGAAGCTAATGTAGGTCAACCACAAGTTGCTTACAAAGAAACCATTACAAAAGAAGTTGAAGTTGAAGGTAAATTTGTACGTCAGTCTGGTGGACGTGGACAATATGGACACTGTAAAGTAAGATTCTCACCAATGGATGTTAACAGTGAAGAATCTTACGAATTTGTTAACTCAACTGTTGGTGGATCTATTCCTAGAGAATACGTACCAGCTGTTGACAACGGTATTCAAGAAGCAATGGCTAGCGGAAACTTAGCTGGTTACCCTGTACTTGGTATTAAAGCAGATTGTTTTGATGGTTCATACCATGATGTTGACTCCTCAGAAATGGCTTTTAAAATTGCTGGTTCTATGGCATTCAAAGAAGCTATGAGAAAAGGGGATGCAGTACTTTGTGAACCAATCATGAAAGTCGATGTATCTGTTCCAGAAGATTACATGGGTGATGTTATTGGTGATATCAACTCTCGTAGAGGACGTATTGAAGGTATGGAGCCAAGAAATGGTGTTCAACAAATTCATGGTTACGTACCACTATCAGAAATGTTTGGTTACGCAACAGACTTACGTTCTAAGTCACAAGGTAGAGGAACATTTGTGATGCAGTTTGCTCACTTTGAAGCTTTACCAAAGTCTATTCAAGAGAAGATTATTGCTGGTAAAGAAGTTAAATAA
- the rplB gene encoding 50S ribosomal protein L2 has product MGIKKYNPYTPSRRHMTGSTFEEITKKTPEKSLVVSLKKHSGRNNQGKITVRHRGGGSKIKYRIIDFKRNKDGIPAKVVAIEYDPNRSANIALLQYADGEKRYILSPNGLKVGHKIMSGPEAEIRVGNALELKDIPVGSSIHNIEMKPGKGGQLVRSAGNVAQLMAKEGKFATLRLPSGEMRMVPILCKATIGQVGNIDHELITVGKAGRKRHMGIRPTVRGSVMNPNDHPHGGGEGRAPIGRPSPMTPWGKPALGYKTRKKNKHSDKYIVRKRGGKK; this is encoded by the coding sequence ATGGGTATTAAAAAATATAACCCCTATACACCTTCCAGAAGACATATGACAGGTTCTACTTTTGAGGAGATTACGAAAAAAACTCCAGAGAAGTCATTAGTAGTAAGCCTTAAAAAACATTCTGGACGTAACAATCAAGGTAAAATTACAGTAAGACACCGTGGTGGCGGTTCTAAGATAAAATATAGAATAATTGATTTCAAAAGAAACAAAGATGGTATTCCAGCTAAAGTAGTAGCCATTGAATACGATCCTAATCGTTCAGCTAATATAGCATTATTGCAATATGCTGATGGTGAGAAGCGCTATATTCTTTCACCAAATGGATTAAAAGTTGGACACAAGATTATGAGTGGACCAGAAGCAGAGATTCGTGTAGGTAATGCGCTTGAGTTAAAAGACATACCTGTTGGTTCAAGTATTCACAATATCGAAATGAAGCCTGGTAAAGGTGGACAGTTAGTCCGTTCAGCAGGTAACGTAGCACAGCTTATGGCGAAAGAAGGAAAGTTTGCAACACTTCGATTACCATCAGGCGAAATGCGTATGGTACCTATCCTTTGTAAAGCAACCATCGGTCAAGTAGGTAATATCGATCATGAGCTTATTACAGTGGGTAAAGCAGGTCGTAAGCGTCACATGGGTATTCGTCCTACAGTTCGTGGTTCTGTTATGAACCCTAATGACCATCCACATGGTGGTGGTGAAGGTAGAGCACCTATCGGACGTCCAAGTCCAATGACACCTTGGGGTAAACCAGCACTTGGTTATAAAACAAGAAAGAAAAATAAGCATTCTGATAAATATATTGTAAGAAAACGTGGAGGCAAAAAATAA
- the rplX gene encoding 50S ribosomal protein L24, with amino-acid sequence MKLKTGDTVKVISGKDKGKEGKILSVDRKNSKVLVEGVNMVTKHTKPSAANQQGGIVHQEAALHAAKVMYVHKGKPTRLGVKVVQEERNGRTKNVRYRVAKSTGEVID; translated from the coding sequence ATGAAACTTAAAACAGGCGATACTGTAAAAGTTATTTCAGGAAAAGATAAAGGTAAAGAAGGAAAAATTTTATCTGTAGATAGAAAAAATTCTAAAGTACTTGTTGAAGGTGTCAACATGGTAACAAAACATACGAAGCCAAGTGCAGCTAACCAACAAGGTGGTATTGTACATCAAGAGGCAGCACTTCATGCAGCGAAAGTCATGTATGTACACAAAGGCAAACCAACGCGTCTAGGTGTTAAGGTTGTACAAGAAGAGCGAAATGGTCGTACTAAAAATGTACGTTATAGAGTGGCTAAATCAACAGGTGAAGTGATCGATTAA
- the rplN gene encoding 50S ribosomal protein L14 yields the protein MIQQESRLRVADNTGAKEILCIRVLGGSTRRYANIGDVIVATVKDATPGGVVKKGDVVRAVVVRTKKGARRKDGSYIKFDQNAAVIIKEDKTPTGTRIFGPVARELREKKYMKILSLAPEVL from the coding sequence TTGATCCAACAAGAATCTAGACTTAGAGTTGCTGACAATACAGGAGCGAAGGAAATTCTTTGTATTCGTGTATTAGGCGGATCAACTAGAAGATATGCAAACATCGGTGATGTGATTGTTGCTACTGTTAAAGACGCAACACCAGGTGGCGTTGTAAAAAAAGGTGATGTCGTTAGAGCCGTTGTCGTTAGAACTAAAAAGGGTGCACGTCGTAAGGACGGATCATATATTAAATTCGACCAGAATGCAGCAGTGATTATCAAAGAGGATAAGACACCTACAGGAACACGTATTTTTGGACCTGTTGCAAGAGAGCTAAGAGAAAAGAAATACATGAAAATCTTATCATTAGCACCAGAAGTATTATAG
- the rplP gene encoding 50S ribosomal protein L16 produces MLIPKRVKRRKQFRGNMRGKALRGNKINYGEYGIVAMEPCWITSNQIEAARVAMTRHIKRGGKVWIKIFPDKPVTAKPAETRMGSGKGSPEYWVAVVKPGRVMFEIAGVEEEVAREALRLAVHKLPCKCKIASRADLEGGDNCEVN; encoded by the coding sequence ATGCTAATTCCAAAAAGAGTAAAGCGTCGTAAGCAGTTCCGCGGTAATATGCGTGGAAAAGCGCTTAGAGGCAATAAGATAAATTATGGTGAATATGGTATTGTTGCTATGGAGCCATGTTGGATTACATCCAATCAAATAGAGGCTGCCCGTGTTGCTATGACCCGTCATATTAAACGTGGTGGTAAAGTATGGATTAAAATATTCCCAGATAAGCCTGTTACAGCAAAGCCTGCTGAAACACGAATGGGATCTGGAAAAGGATCACCTGAATACTGGGTAGCTGTTGTGAAACCAGGCCGCGTTATGTTTGAAATTGCTGGCGTAGAAGAGGAAGTAGCAAGAGAGGCATTACGACTTGCAGTACACAAATTACCTTGTAAGTGTAAGATTGCTTCTCGAGCTGATTTAGAAGGCGGTGATAATTGTGAAGTCAACTAA
- the rpsG gene encoding 30S ribosomal protein S7, with product MPRKGHIQKREVLADPMYNDKVITKLINNIMLDGKKGVAQKIVYGAFEKVADKTGKDAVEVFKEAMNNIMPVLEVKARRVGGSTYQVPMEVRPERRQALGLRWLTLYTRKRGERTMVDRLAAEIMDAANNTGASVKKREDTHKMAEANRAFAHYRF from the coding sequence GTGCCACGTAAAGGACATATTCAAAAAAGAGAAGTATTAGCAGATCCAATGTACAATGACAAGGTGATCACTAAGCTTATCAATAACATTATGTTAGATGGTAAAAAAGGTGTTGCACAAAAGATTGTATACGGAGCTTTCGAAAAAGTAGCTGATAAAACAGGAAAGGATGCTGTTGAGGTATTCAAAGAAGCCATGAACAACATCATGCCTGTATTAGAAGTTAAAGCTAGACGTGTTGGTGGATCCACATACCAAGTACCTATGGAAGTTAGACCAGAGAGAAGACAAGCGTTAGGACTTCGTTGGTTAACACTTTACACACGTAAGCGTGGAGAAAGAACAATGGTGGACCGTTTAGCTGCTGAAATCATGGATGCAGCAAACAATACAGGGGCATCCGTTAAGAAGCGCGAAGACACACATAAAATGGCAGAAGCAAACAGAGCTTTCGCACATTACAGATTCTAA
- the rpsL gene encoding 30S ribosomal protein S12 encodes MPTINQLVRKGRSVSAKKSTAPALQKGYNSLHKKVTNVSSPQKRGVCTAVKTATPKKPNSALRKIARVRLTNGIEVTGYIPGEGHNLQEHSVVLLRGGRVKDLPGTRYHIVRGTLDTAGVADRRQSRSKYGAKRPKK; translated from the coding sequence ATGCCTACTATTAATCAGTTAGTAAGAAAAGGTAGATCAGTAAGTGCTAAGAAATCCACAGCACCTGCCCTACAAAAAGGTTACAACTCTTTACACAAAAAAGTGACGAATGTATCTTCACCACAAAAAAGAGGTGTTTGTACTGCAGTTAAAACAGCAACACCTAAGAAACCTAACTCAGCACTTCGTAAGATTGCCAGAGTGCGTTTAACAAACGGTATTGAGGTAACAGGTTATATTCCTGGTGAGGGACATAACTTACAAGAACATAGCGTTGTATTACTCAGAGGTGGAAGGGTAAAAGACTTACCTGGTACACGTTATCACATCGTTAGAGGTACGCTTGATACAGCTGGTGTAGCTGATCGTAGACAGTCCCGTTCTAAGTACGGAGCTAAGCGTCCTAAGAAGTAA